Proteins encoded by one window of Acidobacteriota bacterium:
- the pdxH gene encoding pyridoxamine 5'-phosphate oxidase, translating into MSDLANLRQEYDGELTEEQLCADPVEQFQRWFEAAREAGLGDPNAMTLATADGAGRPSARVVLLKGCDQRGFVFYTNYDSAKGRELAVNPEAALVFFWQPLHRQVRISGRIEKISPEESDVYFDSRPRGSRLGAVASPQSAVIADRAELEERWRRAENEVGDGDPKRPAHWGGYRLRPRQIEFWQGRRSRLHDRLRYCRQGETWRVERLAP; encoded by the coding sequence ATGAGCGACTTGGCGAACCTGCGGCAGGAATACGATGGCGAGCTCACCGAAGAGCAGCTTTGTGCCGACCCCGTGGAGCAGTTCCAGCGTTGGTTCGAAGCCGCTCGCGAGGCGGGCCTCGGGGACCCCAACGCCATGACCCTGGCGACCGCCGATGGTGCCGGCCGGCCCTCGGCGCGGGTGGTGCTCCTCAAGGGGTGCGACCAGCGCGGCTTCGTCTTCTACACCAACTACGACAGCGCCAAGGGGCGAGAGCTGGCGGTCAATCCGGAGGCGGCCCTGGTCTTCTTCTGGCAGCCGCTGCATCGCCAGGTGCGGATCAGCGGTCGGATCGAGAAGATCTCTCCGGAAGAGTCCGACGTCTACTTCGACAGTCGTCCTCGCGGCTCCCGCCTGGGCGCCGTTGCCTCGCCCCAGAGCGCCGTCATCGCCGATCGCGCCGAGCTCGAAGAGCGCTGGCGCCGGGCCGAAAACGAAGTCGGTGACGGCGATCCGAAACGCCCCGCCCACTGGGGCGGCTATCGCCTGCGGCCGCGCCAGATCGAGTTCTGGCAGGGCCGCCGCAGCCGCCTGCACGATCGCCTGCGCTATTGCCGCCAGGGAGAGACCTGGCGAGTCGAGCGACTAGCTCCCTAG
- the sppA gene encoding signal peptide peptidase SppA, producing MKTAAKVGLFLILGLVLLAAVGLGIWAFTQSSKGNVPKATVLEVNLAKAYPEQAPQDPIGSLFADDQMRFFKLLETLEAATQDDRVAGIVARVGSIGGIADVQEVRDAILAFRAAGKTAVAYTDTFGEFGPGNGAYFLASAFDEVYIQPSGDIGLTGLVLQSQFISGTLDKLEVDAQMDHRYEYKNAMNSLTETAFTEPHREALGALMESIFGQMLNGIAEARGMSDDELRATIDRGPFFGQEAVDAGLVDGLLYRDQVYDRAKEIAGEDAELLFFERYAQRAEDLYDKGDTVALIYGVGGIQRGDSATNPLTGASSLGGDSMARAIRAAIDDDDVRAILLRVDCPGGSYVASDSVWHETIRAKEAGKPVIVSMSNVAASGGYFIAMAADKIVAQPGTITGSIGVFAGKLVTSGMWGKVGITYDQVQTSANSTMYLATEDYTEAEWQRLQDALDRIYVDFTSKVAEGRGLPVERVQEIAKGRIWSGEDAIEIGLVDRLGGFQVALDLVREAIEVDADATLRLKEFPRQKTPFEMLFNQDEGPDNSEKAARAVMVSTLESLRPLARFAEQVGVLEEQRGVLMMPDVELITDF from the coding sequence ATGAAAACCGCGGCCAAAGTCGGCCTTTTCTTGATTCTTGGATTGGTGCTCCTGGCGGCCGTCGGGCTGGGCATCTGGGCCTTCACCCAGAGCTCCAAGGGCAATGTTCCGAAGGCGACGGTACTCGAGGTCAACCTCGCCAAAGCCTACCCCGAGCAGGCACCGCAGGATCCCATCGGCTCCCTCTTCGCCGATGATCAGATGCGCTTCTTCAAGCTCCTCGAGACCCTGGAAGCGGCCACCCAGGACGATCGCGTCGCCGGCATCGTGGCGCGCGTCGGTTCGATCGGCGGCATCGCCGACGTGCAAGAAGTGCGCGACGCCATCCTCGCCTTCCGGGCCGCCGGCAAGACCGCCGTCGCTTACACCGACACCTTCGGCGAGTTCGGTCCCGGCAACGGTGCCTACTTCCTGGCTTCGGCCTTCGACGAGGTCTACATTCAGCCTTCCGGCGATATCGGCTTGACCGGCCTCGTGCTGCAGTCCCAGTTCATCTCGGGCACCCTCGACAAGCTCGAGGTCGACGCCCAGATGGATCACCGCTACGAGTACAAGAACGCCATGAACTCGCTCACCGAGACCGCCTTCACGGAGCCACATCGGGAAGCTCTGGGCGCCCTCATGGAGTCGATCTTCGGCCAGATGCTGAACGGCATCGCCGAGGCCCGCGGAATGAGCGATGACGAGCTGCGGGCCACCATCGACCGCGGTCCCTTCTTCGGCCAGGAGGCGGTCGACGCCGGCCTGGTGGACGGGCTGCTCTACCGCGACCAGGTCTATGACCGCGCCAAAGAGATCGCTGGCGAGGACGCCGAGCTGCTCTTTTTCGAGCGCTATGCCCAACGCGCTGAAGATCTCTATGACAAGGGCGACACGGTGGCCCTGATCTACGGCGTCGGCGGAATCCAGCGCGGCGACAGCGCCACCAACCCCTTGACCGGCGCCTCCTCCCTCGGCGGCGACTCGATGGCGCGGGCGATCCGCGCCGCCATCGACGACGACGACGTGCGGGCGATTCTGCTGCGCGTCGACTGCCCCGGCGGCTCCTATGTCGCCTCCGACAGCGTCTGGCACGAGACCATCCGCGCCAAGGAAGCCGGCAAGCCGGTGATCGTCTCGATGTCCAACGTCGCCGCTTCCGGCGGCTACTTCATCGCCATGGCGGCTGACAAGATCGTCGCCCAGCCGGGCACCATCACCGGCTCCATCGGCGTCTTCGCCGGCAAGCTGGTGACCTCCGGCATGTGGGGCAAGGTCGGCATCACCTATGACCAGGTGCAGACCAGCGCCAACTCCACCATGTACCTCGCCACCGAGGACTACACCGAAGCCGAGTGGCAGCGGCTCCAGGACGCCCTCGATCGCATCTACGTCGACTTCACCTCCAAGGTCGCCGAGGGCCGCGGCCTGCCCGTCGAGCGTGTGCAGGAGATCGCCAAGGGCCGCATCTGGAGCGGCGAAGACGCCATCGAGATCGGCCTCGTCGACCGCCTCGGCGGCTTCCAGGTCGCCCTCGATCTGGTGCGGGAAGCGATCGAGGTCGACGCCGACGCCACCCTCCGCCTGAAGGAGTTCCCGCGCCAGAAGACGCCCTTCGAAATGCTGTTCAATCAGGATGAGGGTCCCGACAACAGCGAGAAGGCGGCCCGCGCCGTCATGGTCAGCACCCTCGAGTCGCTGCGCCCGCTGGCCCGCTTCGCCGAGCAGGTCGGCGTCCTCGAAGAGCAGCGCGGCGTGCTGATGATGCCGGATGTCGAGCTGATCACCGACTTCTAG
- a CDS encoding helix-turn-helix domain-containing protein gives MIWTVLLSVGVVQGLFLATSLSLLSTRNRTATRRLALLVMVFTAVISEELIDRAGLYDELPHAICLAIGGELVIGPLLLLFARAVGRRRTSLGSQALHFAPFALLTLLGLPFYLSSAAAKLAFLAAPTPDWMLPLVIFKAAFLLFYIAWGYRTLVLADGARWLRRGYVVFGCTAGLIYAVLFLHLAGFPHGPDPDSLSSLILAAFLYAAAALVIFRRDLLDAGEPRSVLPRGRRRFLAAELERHLRDEGLARDPELNLGRLATTLGTSQHHLSEVFNQELGKTFYQYLNELRLETIAASLADSSQRQRKVLDLAFDAGFQSKATFYRLFRQRYAVSPSEYRRRHSAGSGSQSPERDDTTPHDHQHS, from the coding sequence ATGATCTGGACCGTTCTGCTCTCCGTCGGGGTCGTCCAAGGCCTTTTTCTCGCCACCTCCCTGTCGCTGCTGAGCACCCGCAACCGCACGGCGACGCGACGCCTCGCCCTCCTGGTGATGGTGTTCACGGCAGTGATCAGCGAGGAGCTGATCGACCGCGCGGGACTCTACGACGAGCTCCCCCACGCCATCTGCCTGGCAATCGGTGGCGAGCTCGTCATCGGTCCCCTGCTGCTGCTCTTCGCCCGCGCCGTCGGCCGCCGCCGGACCTCCCTGGGAAGCCAGGCCCTGCACTTCGCTCCCTTCGCCCTGCTGACCCTCCTCGGCCTGCCCTTCTACCTCAGCTCCGCAGCGGCCAAGCTCGCCTTTCTCGCCGCCCCGACTCCCGACTGGATGCTGCCCTTGGTGATCTTCAAGGCGGCCTTCCTGCTGTTCTACATCGCTTGGGGGTACCGCACCCTGGTGCTGGCCGACGGTGCCCGTTGGCTGCGCCGCGGCTATGTCGTCTTCGGCTGCACCGCCGGTCTGATCTACGCGGTGCTGTTTCTGCACCTGGCGGGCTTTCCCCATGGCCCCGATCCGGATTCGTTGTCGAGCTTGATCCTGGCGGCCTTCCTCTACGCCGCCGCGGCCCTGGTGATCTTCCGCCGCGATCTCCTCGACGCCGGCGAGCCGCGCTCCGTCCTGCCCCGCGGCCGACGCCGATTTCTCGCCGCTGAGCTCGAGCGCCATCTGCGCGACGAGGGCCTGGCGCGCGACCCCGAGCTCAACCTCGGCCGCCTCGCCACAACCCTGGGGACCTCGCAACACCACCTTTCGGAGGTCTTCAACCAAGAGCTCGGCAAGACCTTCTACCAGTACCTCAACGAGCTTCGTCTCGAGACCATCGCCGCCAGCCTCGCCGACTCTTCCCAGCGGCAGCGCAAGGTTCTCGACCTCGCCTTCGACGCCGGTTTCCAGAGCAAAGCGACCTTCTATCGCCTGTTCCGTCAGCGCTACGCCGTCAGCCCCAGCGAGTACCGGCGACGGCACAGCGCTGGCTCGGGGTCTCAATCGCCCGAACGAGACGACACCACACCCCACGACCACCAGCATTCCTGA
- a CDS encoding prolyl oligopeptidase family serine peptidase produces MGLRLSLLLCLLLAVPLCGDDAPVDPWTYYGVFRLDGGELFQGGLLEEGERALWGFGDPLEPAIGGLIYDRTSATRFVSVLRPGAVLEFSQLDADGYQAITLEEDGKVLQGRRAPRLERLDATLEVDGGELAVSLSLPLCPGGPRPLVVSIAGSGRNTRHNSIFSTFFLSRGMAVASFDKRDADPLAAGWQEQDLEEIADDASALLTWAAAQPGIDRQRVGIMGSSQGGWTGSMVAAQHPETAFLIVRAGPGVSELETHLYERRQELRAEGLAGKDLDKALQLSRQIYRRAIAGETLASTDPLVAPWLGEDWYRTAFGEGPISQRWSQRWWRWAGQNMPVSAPPHLERYAGAVLWFLGEEDQNVPLVSSHSALSATFSRSPGSDHELVVIPDVGHDFMLDMPSPRARFAPGFWDRIDSWLAERGLSDPQCVR; encoded by the coding sequence ATGGGCCTGCGACTGTCACTACTTCTCTGCTTGCTCCTCGCCGTCCCGCTCTGCGGTGACGACGCACCCGTCGACCCCTGGACCTACTACGGTGTCTTCCGGCTCGATGGCGGCGAGCTGTTCCAGGGCGGCCTCCTCGAAGAAGGCGAAAGGGCTCTGTGGGGCTTCGGTGACCCCCTCGAGCCTGCCATCGGCGGCCTGATCTACGACCGCACTTCGGCGACTCGTTTCGTCTCCGTCCTGCGCCCCGGCGCCGTCCTCGAGTTCTCGCAGCTCGACGCAGACGGCTACCAGGCCATCACCCTGGAAGAGGACGGCAAGGTCCTACAGGGCCGGCGGGCGCCGCGGCTCGAGCGCCTCGACGCCACCCTCGAGGTCGACGGCGGCGAGCTCGCCGTGTCCTTGAGCCTTCCGCTCTGCCCGGGCGGCCCGCGCCCGCTGGTGGTCTCGATCGCCGGCTCGGGCCGCAACACGCGACACAACAGCATCTTCTCCACCTTCTTCCTGTCTCGCGGCATGGCGGTGGCGAGCTTCGACAAGCGCGACGCCGATCCGCTCGCCGCCGGTTGGCAGGAGCAGGATCTGGAAGAGATCGCCGACGACGCCTCGGCCCTGTTGACCTGGGCCGCCGCCCAGCCGGGCATCGATCGCCAGCGCGTCGGCATCATGGGCTCGAGCCAGGGCGGCTGGACCGGCTCGATGGTGGCCGCCCAACATCCGGAAACGGCCTTCCTGATCGTGCGCGCCGGCCCCGGCGTCTCGGAACTCGAGACCCACCTCTACGAGCGCCGCCAGGAGCTGCGGGCCGAGGGCCTCGCAGGCAAGGATCTCGACAAGGCGCTCCAGCTCTCACGTCAGATCTATCGCCGCGCCATCGCCGGTGAAACCCTTGCCAGCACCGATCCCCTGGTCGCCCCCTGGCTCGGCGAGGACTGGTATCGCACCGCCTTCGGCGAGGGCCCGATCAGCCAGCGCTGGAGCCAGCGCTGGTGGCGCTGGGCCGGCCAGAACATGCCGGTCTCGGCACCGCCCCACCTCGAGCGCTATGCCGGTGCCGTGCTCTGGTTTCTGGGCGAGGAGGACCAGAACGTCCCCCTGGTATCGAGCCACTCCGCCCTCAGCGCGACCTTCTCTCGCTCCCCGGGATCGGACCATGAGCTGGTGGTCATCCCCGACGTCGGACACGACTTCATGCTCGACATGCCCTCGCCGCGAGCCCGCTTCGCCCCCGGCTTCTGGGACCGCATCGACAGCTGGCTCGCGGAGCGCGGCCTATCGGATCCGCAGTGCGTCCGCTAG